The DNA region TTGCCCAAGATCCCTCGTCGCTTTAGGCAAAGCAGGCAGCAGGCTCAGGTCGGCAGCTCCTGGGGTAGAAGTGCCGAGGAAATCGAAGAAAAGACGGAAAAATAAAGGGGTGCTCATGATATGGCTGAGGAAAGCATGGTGGCTTACCGTGCAATAATAGCACCTTGTCGGTCGTAACATCTGGTGCTAGTGGTACTGTTCTTCAGGAGTAGTGGCTAATCAGTAAAAAGGAAGACGTTTGTGAGACTGATCATTGCATGGAATCTatagatttttttttgtttaacGGGTAGTAGATCATTGTAATCCTGAGCATGGCAAAGCCAAACAGGCGAACATCACCTGTCAAAGTGAAAAGCCTGCCAGACTAACTCTACAATGTTCAGCCTTCACAAAAGTTCACTAGAAAAAAGAACATGTATACTTGGAACCATACCAAAGCAGAACAGTATCCTACTGCCTATAATTGAACAAATGAACAAGGACAGATTaaaagaaagaagtcgaatctAATCCCAAGAAAGCAGTGAAGCATCACACCATCTGATTGGACTTTTTTATTTCGTTTTATTTGCCAATATAAAGAGAGTGATAGTGTATCTCTGTGTGTGTCTGTGAGAGAGAAAGCACTAGCACTACACTACTGGACCCTTGTCCGTtgcctgctctgctcccccCATGTCCAGCTCAGCCTTTGGAGACACCACCTGTCCGTTGCTCCAGACTCCAGGCGCCTCTGTCCTCTGCCAGCCCCGTGACGCACAACGCTGCAGCACTACTACTAGTATTAGGTGACACTCCTTGAGTGAGCTCCGAGCGGTGCAACACCACAGAACACCGGCAAGCGGCCATAGACCGCAAGGAACACGAAGCTCCTGCTGTTTTATCCATCCGCTGTTCTGATGCCTATGCCTTCACCATTGATCTGAGCTCTGTCACCATTGATCTGAGCTCTGAAGAAGATTTTTCGGGTCCCTTCATTGCTGCTTCGGCGACTGCAAGGTGATATTCAGTTCGCTCACGCGTTTCTTGTGAAGTGCTAGTAATCTCGGCGCCATGTGGTAGCGAGTGTTCTGTGGGATTCCAGCAACGGGTAGCGGCAGGGTTCACTGGTTTCTCTTTCAGTGCTTTGTTGGCCAGGCATGGTAGGAGCTGCTAGTGCTAATTTACTTGCCAGCCAGGTGCCCAGGTCCTCCTTAAGAAATTTGGAGTCCACTCTGCTCACAGTTTTCTGGTGTCCGATAGCTGTCTCGACTTCCAAGCAGCTTTGCTCaacctttctttttctttgcaTCCTTACCTTTAAacctctgaagtctgaactttGGTGCCACATCTCTACTGCTGCTGATCAAGGGGGAGATGAGCTCGTTAGTTTTGCTTCCTGATGATGTTTTCTCCACCTATTTACCCATATTTGGCTATTCATTCTACTGATGCTGTTACTGTTCTTGGTCAGAAGGAGAAACCGATCCACGATTAGGCAAAGAGCAGAGTGAAGCACTAACCGCACAGTGTCGTGGAATCGTCTCCAATGGCGAGGCCGGGCCATCTCATGCTTATCTTCTTCTCGGTGTTTCTTGCGTTGCTCCCGGAGACCACACAGCTCCAGCCTTCGCAGGTATGGACTCTGATCAAGATCCAGCAGCTCCTGAACGACCCTCCGATGCTCAGCCACTGGCGCCAGAGCACCGACTtctgcggcggcgccggcggcttcATGGGCCCTACGGGCTCGGCCGCCGTCTTGTGCTACGGGGACACCGTGACGCAGCTCCAcatcgccggcgccgcgggCTCCCCGCCCCTACCCAGGAACTTCTCCGTCGGCGCACTGGTGACGACGCTGTCCAGGCTCCCCGACCTCAAGGTGCTCACGCTGTCCAGCATCGGCCTCTGGGGGCCCCTGCCAGGGAAGCTCGGCCGGCTGGCCGCGCTGGAGATCGTCAATGTCAGCGGAAACTTCCTCTACGGCGACATTCCGAGGGGCATGTCGCGGCTCGTCGGCCTCCAGACGCTGGTCCTCGATGACAACTTACTGGGCGGCGAGCTGCCGGCGTGGATCGGCACGCTGCCGTCGCTGGCCGTGCTGAGCCTGCGGAACAACACGTTCCAAGGCGCCGTGCCGGAGTCCATCGGGAGCATGCCGTCGCTGAGGTCGCTCGTCCTCGCGTCGAACAACCTGTCCGGGAACCTGCCGGACATGAGCCGCCTGACAAACCTCCAGGTGATCGACGTCGGCGGCAATTCGCTCGGACCGGCATTCCCCAAGCTCGGGAGGAAGGTGGTCACCGTGGTGCTGAGCCGGAACAGGTTCGGCGGTGGCCTCCCGGAAGCGCTGGGCTCGTTCTACCTGCTGGAGAGGCTGGACGTGTCCTGGAACCGGTTCGTTGGTCCGTTCACGCCGGCGCTGCTGTCCCTGCCGGCCATTCGGTACCTCAGCATCGCCGGGAACAGGTTCACCGGCACGCTGTCCGACAAGACGCCGTGCGGCGACAATCTCCAGTTCGTCGACCTGTCGTTGAATCGCCTCATGGGAAGCGTGCCAACTTGCTTGAGATCACCGGACAGGAAGCCGGACATGGTGGTGCTCGCCTCGACCAACTGCTTGGACGACAGTGATGGTTCACAACGCCCCCCACCGTTCTGTCAGAACCAAGCCTTGGCCGTGGGCATAGTGCCCGGCAAGGAGAAGAAGAACATTGCCAGGCAGGCAGGCGTCGTCGCCGGCATTGTGATGGCGGTCCTTGTCGCCGTTTCAGTTGTCGGTTTCATTGTCTTCCTCCGCGTGAGGAAGGcagccatgaaaggttcaaagGCAAGGACTCTGGCAACTTCAGAGGAAGAAAGTTCTTCGACTGGCTACCCTTCCAAGCTGCTCGCTGATGCACGTATGATCTCAAGCTCTTCCGCATAAAATTTCTTCTTTAACATTTCACTCTGATGTTGAAATCGCTAACTTCATTTTTCCTCTGGGGATTTGAAATAAAAAGGATACATATCGCAGACAGTGAAGCTGGGAGCTCTGGGGATCCCATCATACAGATCGTTTTCTTTGGTGGAGCTTGAAGCCGCAACTAACAACTTTGAAAACTCTTACCTACTGGGACAAGACTCTCTTGGTGAGGTATGATGTGTTGCTCAGTTCACTATCAGCTAAGAACCGGAACATCTGATGCAGTGGCGGAGCCAGGAATTAGACATGGGGGTGGGGGGGCAAACAAGAAAAACTTCTTATTGAAAATAACACGCCTAAGAATCTATTACATAGTAATTTTTTCACTTCTTATGTATGCAATGAGCACCTGAAAGTATGCAAACTATTTTTCCATGGCTCATATAATTGAGGAAACTACATGAACAAATGTTTATGGATGCCTAGCCTTAGTATCAGGATCTCAATGAGAGCTCCACATACTGTAGTGTTTGTTTAGTGTGAAGCAAGGTTGCAAGCTCAGGATCAGAACGGCTATGTGGGATTAGAAACAAGAAGTGGACAATGGAGCTATTAAATCATAGCGCAGAATAAATACGTAGAAGGGGATTGAAAGGTGAAAAAAAATTTGGCAGCTGGTTAGGGGGGGCCACGGCCCCTGCTGGCCACCCCCTGGCTCTGCCACTGATCTGATGTATGCAGTTTACTGTCTCCTGTTCCATTTATGATTATCAGCTCGTGAAAACGTGATCATCATGTTTTCATTTGGAATACCATATGGAAGCACATTTGTATAAATGCATCTTGCTTTACTTTCAGATGTACCGGGGAAGGTTAGGCAATGGCACCCCAGTGACGATCAGGACCCTGAAGATCAAGAGGAGCCAGACTACCCAAAGCTTAAACCGTCACATTGATACCATCTCTAGGCTCAGGCATCAAAACTTGGTCAGCGCTCTAGGACACTGCTTTGAGTATGATCTTGATGATTCCACTGTGACCCAGCTGTACATTGTGTTCGAGTACGTGCAAAACGGGAACCTTAGGAGCAGGATCTCACGTGAGTTTTTCCCCCTCTTGCATTGGTTTCATTTACTCTGACAATGCAGGCACTGAATGGTGTTGCTTTCTGAACTGAATTTCACCAGAAGGAACTGAAGGATGCAAGCTTACATGGTCACAAAGGATATCAGCTGCCATTGGTATCGCCAAGGGTATCCAGTTCTTGCACGGAGGGATCATACCTGGTATAGTTGGAAATGATCTGAGGATCACCAATATTCTTCTAGATCAGAATCATGTTGCCAAAATCGGCAGCTACAATATACCAATCCTAGCAGAGGCCATGAAATCTGAGGTAGACAAGCGAAACGCTTTGACATCAAGCTACTTCTAGCAACTTATTGGGTGTCTGATACTGACTAACAAGTGCCATTATTGCTTTGTCTTCTTGTCAATCCAAGCAGGGAGGAGCTGGAaaaaagttccaaactgataggtACTTAAGCAGAATGGCATCTTACCCTGTCACCCAGCAGTTTCAAACAATGTGGCAAATCACAACATCATTTTCTTTTTGCAGTCCGATGTACAGCGATAAGACCGACATCTTCGATTTTGGGGTGATCCTACTTGAGGTTGTGTCCGGAAAGACCATCACATCCATGTATGAGGTGGATATACTGAAAGAACTGGTGTGTGTCATCACTTATCCCTTTTCTGACAATGCTAACTTGTGATCACCTGAATGAACCTCAATGTGCTTCAGCTTGCCTGGGCGATCGCCGACGAGGACCGGGTCAGGAGGAGGAGCTTCGCGGACCCGACGGTGAGCAAGGGGTGCTCAGACGAGTCGCTGAGGACGGTAATGGAGATCTGCCAGAGGTGCCTGGCCAAGGAGCCAGCGCAGCGGCCTTCAGTGGAAGACGTGCTCTGGAACCTGCAGTTCGCCGCCCAGGTGCAGGACGACTGGGAGGTGGAAGCGTggagcagcagcggcgggaGCCCAGTGTCGTCATCATCCAGGGTCACCAGGTCATCTCGGCTGAACTTGAGCAGATGATCAGGGTGCTTCTTCAGTAAAGCTCTCACGAGTCCCTGAATCATGATCATCCTGGCTCTAGTTGTGAAGCGACATGAGACTGCTGCAGGCTGGATCTAAAGATGGTAACGTTGAGCCAGCTTACAGCAACTGCAGCTGATGAAATGCTGAAACgc from Panicum hallii strain FIL2 chromosome 9, PHallii_v3.1, whole genome shotgun sequence includes:
- the LOC112875016 gene encoding probable inactive leucine-rich repeat receptor-like protein kinase At3g03770 is translated as MARPGHLMLIFFSVFLALLPETTQLQPSQVWTLIKIQQLLNDPPMLSHWRQSTDFCGGAGGFMGPTGSAAVLCYGDTVTQLHIAGAAGSPPLPRNFSVGALVTTLSRLPDLKVLTLSSIGLWGPLPGKLGRLAALEIVNVSGNFLYGDIPRGMSRLVGLQTLVLDDNLLGGELPAWIGTLPSLAVLSLRNNTFQGAVPESIGSMPSLRSLVLASNNLSGNLPDMSRLTNLQVIDVGGNSLGPAFPKLGRKVVTVVLSRNRFGGGLPEALGSFYLLERLDVSWNRFVGPFTPALLSLPAIRYLSIAGNRFTGTLSDKTPCGDNLQFVDLSLNRLMGSVPTCLRSPDRKPDMVVLASTNCLDDSDGSQRPPPFCQNQALAVGIVPGKEKKNIARQAGVVAGIVMAVLVAVSVVGFIVFLRVRKAAMKGSKARTLATSEEESSSTGYPSKLLADARYISQTVKLGALGIPSYRSFSLVELEAATNNFENSYLLGQDSLGEMYRGRLGNGTPVTIRTLKIKRSQTTQSLNRHIDTISRLRHQNLVSALGHCFEYDLDDSTVTQLYIVFEYVQNGNLRSRISQGTEGCKLTWSQRISAAIGIAKGIQFLHGGIIPGIVGNDLRITNILLDQNHVAKIGSYNIPILAEAMKSEQGGAGKKFQTDSPMYSDKTDIFDFGVILLEVVSGKTITSMYEVDILKELLAWAIADEDRVRRRSFADPTVSKGCSDESLRTVMEICQRCLAKEPAQRPSVEDVLWNLQFAAQVQDDWEVEAWSSSGGSPVSSSSRVTRSSRLNLSR